Below is a window of Pseudodesulfovibrio sp. 5S69 DNA.
CAAGTCGGACCTGCCGCAGCTGGCCGAGTTCTTCCTGGACCGGGCCAACCGCCGGCTCGGCACGGACATCACCGGGGTTTCCTCGGAGGCCATGGAGATATTCTTCAACTACGACTGGCCGGGCAACGTGCGCCAGTTCGCCAACGCCGTGGAGCGCGCGGCCATCTTCTGCACCTCCACCCGGATCACCCCGGCCGAGGTGGACCAGGCCTTCTCCAACACCCGGCCCGCCGAGGACAGCGGCGTGTACGTGCCCACCGGCGAGGGGCTGCCCCTGAAACAGGCCCTCATGGAATACGAGAAGACCCTGATCGAGAACGCGCTCAGGGCCTGCGGCGGGGTCCAGACCGAGGCCGCGACCGCCCTGGGCGTGTCGGCCAAGAACCTCTGGAACAAGCTCCGTAAGCACGGTATCGATCCGGTATTGTTCAAGAAGTAGCCATTCACCCGTCCTCGCGCCGCCGCTCAGGGCTCCCCGGCGAGAAGAGAACATCCACATTTTGTGGTCCCGCCACACCAGGTAGATCCCCTCTTAAAGGGGATTTTCCTATCTTTTTGCCCTGAAAAATCGGGCTCAAGTGGTCGATCCATTCGTTATCTATAAAAAATAGACTAAAATAACATACTGATTTTACATATAAAAAGATTTCAGGGGGCATGGGGAGTCTGTGGGGAGACTCCATATTTCGTGGATTATGCGCTCTCGGAAGGGTTCCCGAACCGGTCCTGGCACGACCGTGCCGCGTATTTGTAAATTTTATTTCAAGCGATGACGGGCGGTTGCAAACAAAGTTTCAACGCGGTTTTCCGCGATGGCACACGGGTTGCTGTATGGTGGGCGTGGCTGGTGCTGAAAGGCACTAAAAAAATTTAAGACCCGAATTTAAACCAAGGAGAACGACATGACCAAGCTGATGAACCTCATCCGTGACGAAGAAGGCGCGACCGCCATTGAATACGGCCTGATCGCCGCCCTGATCGCCGCCGGTATCGTTGCCGCCACCAAGGCCCTGGGCGACCAGGTCGTGAGCACCTTTAGCTACATCACGACCAAGATGTCCGAGGCCACCACCTCCGGTAGCTAGAAAAGAAATTAATGCTAACCGTTTAACGGAAGCAGCCAGAGCAGCCGAACCGGGGCTTTCGGGATGGTCCCGTAAGCCCCGGTTTTGTCTCCGGGGGAAAGCGGAGACAACAAGCGGCCGGTCCGGCACCTCGGGGGAACCATGGACATTCTCATCGCCATCGCGCTCGCGACCTCTCTGGTGACGGCCGCCGTCACCGACATCCGCAACCAGCGCATCTACAATTGGCTGACCTTCCCGCTCATTCTCGCGGGATTCGCCACGCACATCGTGTTCGGCGGCTTCGCCGGGCTGAAGTTCGCCGCGGGCGGCTTCGCCCTCGGGTTCGTGGCCATGGCCGTTCCGTATTTTCTGGGGGTCATGGGCGCGGGCGACGTCAAGCTCATGGCCGGCATCGGCGCCTGGCTCGGCGTGGAAGCGACCCTCGTCGCCTTCCTCTTCACCTGCATCGCCGGCGGCGTCTACGCCCTGGTGGTCCTGGCCTTCAATCCGAGCATGTGCAAGACGGTCCTCCGAAACATCGCCTACACGTTCCTGGTCTTCATCGGAACCCGCCAGTTCAATTTCGCCTCTGCCGACGAGCAGCAGGCCTTGCCCCGGCTGTGCTACGGCGTGGCCATCACCGTTGGAACCATAGGCGCCATGGCCATATTCGCCTGGGAGTCCGGTTCCATCTTCGTCGGTTACTAAAAGGAGGGGTCCCATGAGCAAGTCCAAGAGAGCCCTCATCCAGATCACCCTGTCCCTGATCCTTGCGATCATCGCGGGCGTGGTCATCTTCAAGTGGACCAACGGCGTGAAGCACACCGCCCCTGTGGCCGCGGTCGAAGAGACCGTGCCCGTGGTCGTGGCCAAGACCGACCTGGGACGCGGCGTCAAGCTGACGGATGAGATGCTCGAGGTGCGCAAGTTCACCAAGGCGTCCCGTCCCTCCGGGGCCTTTGCCGAAATCGCGCAGCTCGAGGGCCGGGTGCTGAATCAGGCCGTGGGCATGGGCGACGCCCTGACCCCCATCAAGCTGGCCGACAAGTCCATCATGGGCGGCGGCGTGTCCGCGCTGATCACGCCGGGCAAGCGGGCCATGGCCGTCAAGGGCAACGAGGTCATGGGGCTGTCCGGTTTCGTCCGCCCCGGCGACCGGGTGGACGTCATCGTCTCCCTGACCGTGGGCCGCGACGAGAAGCCGGTGACCAAGCTGGTCCTGGAACGGGTCAAGGTCATCGCCACCGGAACCCAGCTGACCCCGCCCAACGAGGAAGGCAAGACCGCGTCGGTCGGCGTGTACACCCTGGAGCTGAGCCCGGCCGAATCCGAACGCCTCGCCCTGGCCTCCACCCAGGGGACCCTGCATTTCGCCCTGCGCAACGAGCAAGACAACGCCGACGTGCGGACCACCGGGACCACGGTGCCCCAGACCCTGGCCGCCCTGCGGCCCAAGCACAAGGCCGAGCAGGTCCGGCAGACCCGACGCCGCATCAGCATCGAAGTCATCACCGGCACGAACCGTTCGTCGGTCAAGTTCTAGGAGCGGATGCGATGAAAAACACAAGGACCATACAGTATACCCTGGTCATCCTGCTCGCCTGCCTGACCGTGCTGACCGCCTCCGTGGCCTGGGCACGCGTGGTCAGGTCCGACAAGCCGGACATGATCTCCATGATCGTCGGCGAGTCCACCGTCATCACCACGGACAAGGCCGTCAGCCGCATTTCGCTCGGCTCGGACACCGTCTGCTCCATCGTGGTCATCTCCCCGAAGCAGATCTACCTGACCGCCAACGAGATCGGCTCCACCACCCTGACCCTGTGGGCCGGGGACAAGGTCTCCGAAATCTACGACATCGCGGTTGACCCGGACACCACCCGGCTGAAGCGGATGATCTACGACCTGCTGCCGGGCGAGAGCAATATTCGCGTGCTGACCAACGGCAACTCCGTGACCCTGTCCGGACAGGTCTCCAGCGCCGCCAACCTGGCCTCGGTGGTCGCCCTGGCCGAGGCGGCCGCACCGGACCGCGTGGTCAACCTCCTGACCGTGGGCGGCATCCAGCAGGTCATGCTGGAGGTCCGCGTGGCCGAGATGTCCCGCTCCGTGACCAAGCGCCTGGGCATCAACTTCGCGGCCATCGGCTCCAACTTTTCCATCTACTCGATCATCAACAACCTGACGAGCTACGACGCCGAGCACGACCGCTTCACGCTGACCGACAACATCAACTTCACCGGCACCTACCGGACCGGCTCCACGGCCCTGTTCGGCATGATCGACGCGCTCAAGGCCAATGGCCTGGTGCGCATGCTGGCCGAGCCGAACCTGACCTGCGTGTCCGGCGAGTCCGCCGAGTTCCTGGTGGGCGGCGAAGTGCCCATCCCCATGCCGAGCGCTCTCGGAACCGTGGGCATCGACTACAAGCCGTTCGGCATCTCGCTGAAGTTCACGGCCACGGTCATGTCGTCGGGCCACATCAACCTCCAGGTCAATCCCGAGGTCTCCGAACTCGACTACTCCAAGTCCCTGCCCGTGGAGGGCTACGAAATCCCGACCATCTCCACCCGCCGGGCCAACACAGTGATCGAGCTGGGCGACGGTCAATCCTTTGCCATCGCCGGGCTGATCAGCGACTCCCTCAAGGAAAACAGCAACAAGTTCCCGGGCTTGGGCGAGGTTCCCGTGCTCGGAAGCCTTTTCAGCTCCAAGGACTTCGCGTCCAACAAGACCGAACTGGTCGTCCTGGTCACCGCCCACCTGGCCAAGCCGGTGGATATGGCCTCCCAGACCCTGCCCACGGACGGGTTCCGCGAGCCGGACGACAAGGAGTTCTATCTCTTCGGGCTGCTGGAGGGACAGGGTGATTCCAGCGGGAGCGGAACCACCCATACCGCAGCCAAGGGCGCCGCCGATCCGGGCACCGTGATCCGTCCGGAATCCGGCTTCGACGGGGAATTCGGCCACTCCTGGCCCAACTAGAGCGCAAGCGCGGAGGAACGTCATGCAGAACATCCTGATCTACATCGCCATGGTGGGCATCATGCTCCAGGCCGGTTGCGGCACCATGTTCGAAGGCGAGCGGAGCACGCCGCCCTTCGGCAGCTCGGTGCACATGGCAGTGGCCAGCCAGACCGCCAATCCCGAGGCCGGCGGCGACGCCCCGGTGCTCGGCCTGGACGGCAAGTACGCGGACGCGGTCGTGAAGAAGCACCAGGAAGGCCCCAGGGAAAAGAGCGAGAGCAAGGCCGATTCGACGTTCGGCGTGGTCGAGGTCCAGTGATGCGCGGCCGGGAGTGCTGCGAACACCGGCGTGAGCCGGTGCCTGCGCTCCTGATGGCGTCCGTGCCCCGCAGCGGCACGACAATGTTTGAAACCATGCGGTCCGACGGGGAAAACGGGGGTCGATCGATCACCGTAGTCGGAGCCTACCAGCAAAGGACAGGGGGAAAGGGGGAACCATGAACAACAGAGTGATACCCATATCGCTGGCCGTCATCGACAAGGAGCAGCGCGATCGCCTGGAAAAGATGATCGCCGCCAATCCCATGGTCCGGCTGGTGGGCGAGGACGCCGAAGAGATGGGCGTGCTCATCTACGAGCCCGGCGACTCCGTCGAAGAGGACATGCCGCACATCATCCACGCCCTGGAATCGGGGCAGGCCGAGGACGTCTACCTGGCCGGCAACGTCGCCGACCCCGAGATCCTCATCCGGGCCATGCGCAGCGGCATCCGCGAATACCTCAAGTTTCCCGTGGACGAGAACGACCTGCGCGCCGCGGTCGTGCGCACGGCCATGCGGCTGAGCCTGGGCGTGGACGACAGCGACAAGGGCCGCATATTCACGGTCCTGGGCTGCAAGCCCGGCGTGGGGACCACCTCCCTGGCCGTGAACATGGCCTGCGTCCTGAACGAGCGCGCCCCCGGCCGGACCGTGCTCCTGGATCTCCGCCAGCCCATGGGCGAGATCCCCTATTTCCTGGACCTCAAGTACGAATACACCTGGGGCGACCTGGTGGACGACATCTCCCGGCTGGACGCCACCTACCTGCGCAGCGTCATGGCCGAGCACGAGTCCGGCCTGCACGTCCTGCCCGGCCCCGCCTCGGGCGAGCGCCCCGACGAGCACACCCTGTTCCTCATCCTGGAGCAGCTCCGCCACAGCTACGACTTCGTGGTCGTGGACGCGGCCACCCCCGGCGAGGACGAACTGCCCAAGGAAGTGGAGCTGGCCGATTCCATCCTGATGACCATGCAGCTCTCCCTGCCGTGCCTGGCACGGGTCTCCCGGCTGGCCGACTCCATCGGCGGCCAGGACCCGGACGCCGACCGGCGCATGCGCCTGGTGGCCACCCGCGTGGCCCGCAACGGTTCCATCGGCGTGTCCGAGGCCGCCGAGGTCCTGGGCCGCGAGATCGCCTGGTCCATCCCCGAGGACGGCGAGACCGTGCTCTCTTCCATCAACCAGGGCACGCCCCTGGTCCAGGCCTACCCCAAGTCCACGTCGGCCAAGGCCGTGCAGGCCCTGGTCAAGGACCTGGCACCCAAGGCCAGGAAGCCCCGCAAGGGATTGTCCCTGCCGTTCTCCTCGCTCTTCCGCAAGAAGGGCAAGGACTCGGATTCCAATGACAATCTGGCAGGAGCGACCTTATGAACCTCGCGGAAAGACTGAACCGGAACGCGGCCAAGCGCAGCGCCCAGGCGACCGCGCCCGTCAACGCCAAGCCAGACGCCAAGCCCAAGGCGGCCCCCAGGGCCAAGCCCCAGCCCAAGGCCACCAAGGTCGAGGCGGCGGAGCACTATTTCGACCTCAAGACCCGCATCCACGACCGGCTCATCGACATGATCGACCTGTCGCTCCTGGACTCCCTGAGCGAGTCCGAGATGCGCAGCGAGATCGCCAAGGTCACCGAGGGGCTGCTCTGGGGCGAGTTCCGCAACGCGCCGCTCAACCTGGCCGAGCGCAAGCGCATGCTGGCCGAGATCCAGGACGAAGTCATCGGCCTCGGGCCGCTGGAACCCTACGTCCAGGACCCCACGGTCAACGATATCCTGGTCAACGGCTACAAGCAGATCTACGTGGAGCGTTCGGGCAAGCTGGAGCTGACCCCGGCGCGGTTCAAGGACGACGACCACCTGCGCAAGATCATCGACCGCATCGTCTCCATGGTCGGGCGGCGCATCGACGAGTCCCAGCCCCTGTGCGACGCGCGCCTGCTCGACGGCTCGCGCGTCAACGCGGTCATCCCGCCCCTGGCCATCGACGGCCCCTCGCTGTCCATCCGTAAATTTTCCAAGGACCCGCTGGAAGTGGCCGACCTGATCGGCTTCAACTCCCTGACCCCGGAGATGGCCCTGCTCATGAAGGGCATCGTCCAGACCCAGCTCAACGTGCTCATCTCCGGCGGTACCGGCTCGGGCAAGACCACGCTCCTGAACTGCCTGTCGCGCAACGTGCCCGAGGACGAACGCATCGTGACCATCGAGGACGCGGCCGAGCTGCAGCTCAAGCAGGAGCACGTGGTCCGGCTGGAGACCCGCCCGGCCAACATCGAGGGCCGCGGCGAGATCACCATGCGCGACCTGGTCAAGAACTGCCTGCGCATGCGCCCGGACCGGATCATCGTCGGCGAGGTCCGTTCCTCCGAGGCCCTGGACATGCTCCAGGCCATGAACACCGGCCACGACGGCTCTCTGACCACCATCCACGCCAACACCCCGCGCGACGCGCTCATGCGCCTGGAGACCATGATCTCCATGGCCGGACTGAACCTGAACCCCCTGTCCATGAAGCGCTACATCTCCTCGGCCATCGACGTCATCATCCAGGCCACCCGCATGGTGGACGGCACCAGAAAAGTCATCTCCATCCAGGAAGTGACCGGCATGGAAGGGGAGATGATCACCATGCAGGAGATCTTCGCCTTCGAGCAGACCGGGATGACCGCCGACGGCAAGGTGGACGGCTACTTCAGCGCCCGCGGCATCCGACCCAAGTTCGCGAGCAAGCTCGAACGCATGGGCTTCCCGTTCCCCATGGAAATGTTCAACGTCACCCCCAGACCCCCGAAGAACAAGGAGTAGGCCATGTCCATGACACTGATCATCGCGGCCGTGGCCGTGCTCATCGTCTTCCTGCTGGTCATGGGCATCGGCTCGCTCATGCAGTCCGGATCGGACAAGGCCGAGCGGCGCGTTAAGGACCGCCTCCGGGCCATGGCCCTGACCGCCGACATCGACGCCGCCTCCGTGGACCTGGTCCTGCGCGAGTCGGCCATGAGCGAGGTGCCGCTGTTCAACCGGCTGCTCGAGAGCATGCGCTGGTCCACCAACCTGAGCCGTCTGCTGTATCAGGCCGACGCCAAGGGCTCGGCGGGCGTGTACCTGCTCGTCTGCATGCTCCTGGCCGTGGTCGGCTTCTACGCCGGGACCTTCTCGGGTCGGCTGTGGGTCTCGGTGGCCGGGGCGATCATGCTCGGCTACATCCCCGTCTGGGGGTTGCAGGGGAAGAAGCGCAAGCGCATGAACCGCTTCCAGAAGCAATTGCCCGAGGCGCTGGACCTCATGGCCCGCGCGCTCAAGGCCGGGCACACCTTCGGCGGCGGCATGCGCATGGTGGCGGATGAGTTCGACGGCCCCATCGGCCCCGAGTTCGGCAAGACTCTGGACGAGATGAACTACGGCATGGACGTGGACCGCGCGCTGAGCAACCTGCAGGGTCGGGTGGACTGCCCGGACCTGAAGTTCTTCGTGGTCTCGGTGAACATCCAGCGCGAGACCGGCGGCAACCTGGCCGAGATCATCGCCAAGATCGCCGGTCTGGTGCGCGAGCGGTTCGCCCTGTTCGGCAAGATCCGGGTCCTGTCCGCAGAGGGCCGGGTGTCCGCATACATCCTCATCGCCCTGCCGTTCCTGCTGACCGGCATCCTGTACGTGATCAACCCCGACTACGTCAGCCTGCTGTGGACCCGCGAACTGGGCCAGAACATGGTCTGGGGCGCGGCCATCTCCATGGTCATCGGCTGGGTCATCATCCGCAAGATCATCCAGATCAAGGTGTAGGGAGGCAGCCATGGACATCCAGATCATTCCCCTGTTCGCGGCCGGCGTCGGCTTCGTCTCCGTGCTCCTGGCGGGCTACGGCCTGATAGGCTACCTGAGCGGCGCCAGCGATTCGGCACGGCTCAAGGAGCGGGTCTCGGGCACGGCGGTCAAGCGCTCGGACGCCCTGGCCGCGCCGCTGGCCAACGCGGTCAAGGGGGCCGTGGACTTCTTCGGGCGGCTGGGCACCAAGATCGGCCCCACCGAGACCGAGGAGATCGACAAGGGCCGCCTGCGCCTCATCCAGGCCGGGAAGCGCAAGCCCGACTCGTACAAGATTTTCCAGGGCCTCAAGGGGTTCCTGGCCGTGGGCCTGGCCGGGGGCTTTCTGGCCGTCCGTTTCCTGTTCCTGGACGACATGTCCCTGGGCATGACCTGCTTCGGAGCGGTCCTGCTTGCCGCGGCGGGCGTGTACGGGCCCGAGATCTGGCTGTCCAGGAAGATCAAGGCGCGCAAGATGGCCGTGAGCGACGAGCTGCCCGACGCCCTCGACCTCCTGGTGGTCTGCGTGGAATCCGGCATGGGACTGGACCAGGCCGTGGACCGCGTCTGTCATGAGCTGCGCAACTCCGGCCCGATCATCAGCTCCGAATTCAAGCTGCTCACCCTGGAGCTGCGTGCGGGCAAGTCCCGCATCGAGGCCCTCCGGTCCCTGGCCGAGAGGGTGGGGCTGGACGACCTGAACAGCCTGACCTCCCTGCTCATCCAGGCCGACGCCTTCGGCATCAGCGTCGGCAGGACCCTGCGCGTCTACTCGGACGCCATGCGCGTCAAGCGCTCCCAGCGCGCCGAGGAAAAGGCCGCAAAGATGCCGGTGCTGCTGCTTCTTCCGCTCGTGGCGTTCATCCTCCCGTCCCTGTTCGTGGCCATCCTCGGACCGGCGGTGATCATGAGCATGGACATGTTCCTCCAGATGAACAGCCATTAGGGCAAAAGCCAAGGAGACCATCATGAAAAAGTTTTCCGTCATCGCCATGACCATCTTCGCCGGGGTCATCCTGTCCGGCTGCATGGGCAAGTCTTATGACGACAAGACCTTCGACCAACTGGCCTACGGGGAGGAATCCCCGGTCAACCTGACCAGCGAGCAGCACGAGCAGGTCGGCGACGGCTACGTCCGTCGCGGCAAGCCCGAAATGGCCCTGGTCCACTTCAACAAGGCCATCGAGCTCGACCAGGACAACCTCGACGCCCGGGTCAAGCGCGGCAACCTGCTGGTCGCCCAGGGCCTGGACGAGCAGGCCCTGTCCGAATTCAACAAGGTCCTGGAAAAGGACCAGGACCACGCCATCGCCAACGAGGCCGCGGGCTGCGTGTACTTCCGGGCCGGGCTGTACGACGAGGCCAAGGCGCATCTGAACCGCGCCGTGGCCCTCAATCCCATGCTCTGGAAGGCCCACAATTTCCTGGGCATCATCTATGACCGCGACCGGGACTACGACCAAGCCGCCCAGGAGTTCGCGGCCGCTCTGGAGCTGCACCAGGGCACCGGCGTGGACGAAATCTACAACAATCTTGGCGTGGTCCACATCGCCCGCAAGCAATACGCCCAGGCGGTGGAGACCTTCCGCCAGGCGCTCCACTCGGGCGGCGTGTCCGAGCGCACCTACAACAACCTGGGCCTGGCCCTGGCCCGCATGGGCCGCCTGGACGAGGCCCTCGAATCCTTCAAGTACGCCGGCGGCGAAGCCAAGGCCAACAACAACCTCGGATACGTCCTCTTGACGGAGAACCGGCCCGCCCAGGCGGTGCCCTATTTCGAGAAGGCCATCGAGCTCTCCCCCAGCTACTACGTGAAGGCCGCCGACAACCTGAAGCGTGCCCGTCTGGCGGCCCGCTTTCAGGAAGGCGCCACCCAAATCAGCGGTTCCACCCCGAACCCTCTGCTTCGTCAGTCCTTCCCCGACTCGAAGCAGAACCCCGGCGAGCCTGCGGCATCTCCCGCGTCCGCAGGCTCGCCTCCCCCCTCCGCCAAGGTCGTCACGGCGGCCTTGGAGGAGCCGGGTTCCGGGGATCAGACCATAATTCCCCATGAGAAGACCTACGGCCTGCACGTCAGCTCCTGGCGCGACCACAAGAACGCCTTCGCCCACTGCGAGAAGCTCAAGGCGCAGGGATTCGCCACCTGGATCAACCAGGTCGACCTCGGCGACAAGGGCATCTGGTATCGCGTCCTGGTGGGCAAGTTCGGCTCGGTCAAGGAGGCCAAGGCCGAACGGCCGGACGTGCTGGCCATCCTGAACCTGGACAGCGCCCCGGTCTTCGAGCGCGTGGACCCCAGGCCCGTGGTCTCGGCCCAACTCTAGCGACGGCACGAATGTCTTGAACGGCACCGGCCCACACGCCACCCCGGACAGGCTGCCACACGCCGCCTGTCCGGGGTGTCCGCGTGGCGGACGAACCTTCCCTTTTTCGGGGGATTTCCGTATGTTTCCCCCGGAGGCACGACGCCCGCTTCGGGCCTGAACCCACCGGGGAGATGCAACTTGGCAGCCGACCGCACCAAACACTTTCGCGTACTCGCCGTGGACCAAGACGAGTCCATGCTCATGCTCTACCGCGACATTCTTTGCTTCGAAAGCGAGGAACCGGCCGCCCTGGAGGCGCTGTTCAACGACGACGCCCGGCTGCCGTCCCGCGAGGAGATCGACGAGGACGCGGCCCGGCCGGTCTTCGAAGTGGTCCAGGCCTCCGGCGCCCGGGGCGGCCTCAAAGCCATGGACCACGCCCTCGATGGCGGCGAGCCGTTCGCCATCGCGCTCGTGGACATCCATCTGTCCGACCTGGGCGAACAGCTCCTGGGCATCGATCTGGCAGAGGCCCTGCGGGAACGCGATCCGCACGTGGAGATCGTGCTCCTGTCGGCCCGCCACAAGGTCCCCCTCAAGGAATTCAACAAGCGGGTCCAGCCGCCCGAGAAGCTGCTCTACATCCAGAAGCCGTTCCGCTCGCCGGAGCTCAAGCAGATCGCCTTGTCCCTGGGCTCCAAGTGGGACGCGGAAAACCGCCTGCGGGACCTGAACGAGACCCTGGCCTCCAAGGTCGAGGCTCGGACCAGCGAGCTCAACGCGGTCAACCGGCGGCTGCGGCTCGACATCGCCAAGCGCGCCGCGGTCCTGCGCGAACTCCAGGCCTCGGAGCAGCGCTACCGGCTGCTCTTCGAGCAGAACATCACCGGTAACTTCGCGGCGGACGGCCAGGGGCGCATTCTGGACTGCAACTTGGCCTTTGCCGAAATGTTCGACTTCCGCCTGCCCGACGACGCGCTGGGCGCGAACATCTTCGACCTCTGGGACCGGGCCGGGGGCGGGGAGTCCCTGCGTACCCTGCTGGCCGATACCGGGCGGGTGTCCAACCAGGAGATAATTTTCACGCGCGGGGCGCTCAAGCGGCACCTGATGGTCAGTTGCGACACGGTGGCCGAGGGCGAGGGCGGCCTGGAGGAGTTGCGCGGGTACCTGTTCGACATCTCCGAGCCCAAGCGGCTGGAGGACCAGTTGCGCCAGTCCCAGAAGATGGAGGCGCTCGGCACCCTGGCCGGGGGCATCGCCCACGACTTCAACAACATCCTCGGCGTCATCCTGGGCTACGCCGAGATCATCGAGTCCGGGGCCGAGCCGGACTCCGGCCTGGCGCGGCGCATCGGGGAGATATCCCGGGCGGGACGGCGGGCACGCGACCTGGTCACCCAGATCCTGAACTTCTCCCGGCAGGGCCCCCAGGAGCGGCACGCCATGACCCTGACTCCGCTGATCAAGGAAGCGCTGAAGCTGCTGCGGTCATCGGTGCCGAGCAACGTGGCCATCTACACCCGGCTCCAGACCAGCCGGGATCAGGTCATGGCCGACCCGACCCAGATGCACCAGATCCTGCTCAACCTTTGCGGCAACGCCTCCCAGGCCATGCAGGACACGGGCGGGACCATGACCATTACCCTGGCCGATGTGTTCCCGGACGATCCCGTGGTCCCGCCCGAGGACCTGGGCAAGGCCGAGCGGTTCGTGCGCCTGACCGTGGCCGACAACGGACCGGGCATCGACCCGGAGGTGGCCGAGCGGGTCTTCGATCCCTTCTTCACCACCAAGAAGCAGGGCGAGGGGACGGGCATGGGACTGGCCATGGTCCACGGCATCGTCAAGCGGCACGACGGCTACCTGGAACTGGAGAACGATCCCGGCCGGGGCGCGGCCTTCCACGTCTTTCTGCCGCGCAGTTCCGAGATGGCCCGGCCCGAGGCGGACATCCCGGCCGACCTTGTGTTCCGCGACGGGCGCATCCTGTTCGTGGACGACGAAAAGCCGCTCACGGACATCGGCCGCGAGATGCTCGAAGCCATCGGCTTCGAGGTGGTCACCCGGACTTCGTCCATCGAGGCGCTGGAGGCCTTCAAGTTCAAGGCGGGCGACTTCGACCTGATCATCACCGACCAGTCCATGCCGAACATGACCGGCATGGAGTTCGCCCGCGAGGTCCTCAAGATTCGGCCCGACATTCCGATCATCCTGTGCACCGGCTTCTCGGACGCCGTGTCCTACGAGCGGCTGCGCGACGTCGGCATCGGCGATTTCATCATGAAGCCGATCCTCAAACACGACCTGATGGCCTCCATCGGCCGCCTGCTGTCGCCCAAGTAGCCGCCGCCCCGAGCCGCGGCCGCCGTGCCACGGCTCCCGATCCTCCGTCACCAAACAGTCTCCGGGTTGCCGCGCCGCCGCAATGCGCGCGGTTTTTGCGGCGTGCTATGTTCCGGCGGATGTTCCGTTCACCGTCCGAACCTCTTACCGCTTTTCGGAGGATACGATGCGCTTCAAAACATTGATCGTCGCGGCCGCCGCCTGCCTGTTGGCGTCCGTTGCCGGGGCCATGGCCGGGGAGAACGTCCAGGTCGGTCCCCGGCCCTATTACCTGATCGAAAACATGGACGACGGGCCGCTCAAGGAGTCCTTGCGGCTGTGCGAGGAGAGACCGCTCCAGCGGACCGCCTTCTCCATCGGCCACCGGGGCGCGCCCATGCAGTTCCCCGAGCACACCAAGGAGAGCTACGAGGCCGCCGCGCGCATGGGCGCGGGCGTCATCGAGTGCGACGTGGCCTTCACCAAGGACCGCCAACTGGTCTGCCGCCACTCCCAGTGCGACCTGGCCACGACCACCAATATCCTGGCCATTCCGGAACTGGCCGCCAAATGCTCCAAGCCGTTCACGCCCGCCAAGCTCGACCCGGCCACGGGCGAGGTCCTGGAACCGGCCACGGCCATGTGCTGCACCAGCGACCTGACCGTGGAGGAGTTCAAGCGCCTCAAGGGCAAGATGGACGCCTCCAACCCGGCGGCCGCCACCCCCGAGGAATTCCTGGCGGGCACCCCGGCCTGGCGTACGGAGCTGTACACGGCCACGGGCACGGTCATGACCCACAAGGAGTCCATCGAGCTGTTCAAGAAGCTCGGCGTGAAGATGACCCCGGAACTCAAGACTCCGAGCGTGGCCATGCCCTTCGACGGCGACTACACCCAGGAGCGGTACGCCCGGCAGATGCTCGACGAGTACCGCCAGGCTGGCGTGGACCCGTCCATGGTCTTTGTCCAGTCCTTCCGCCTGGCCGACATCCTGTACTGGCTGAAAAACGACCCGGAGTTCGGCGCGCAGGCCGTTTTCCTGGACGAGGACGGGCTTGCAGGCTTCAACCAGGACAAACCCGAGACCTGGTCCCCGACCCCGGCCGAACTCGCGGC
It encodes the following:
- a CDS encoding A24 family peptidase; this encodes MDILIAIALATSLVTAAVTDIRNQRIYNWLTFPLILAGFATHIVFGGFAGLKFAAGGFALGFVAMAVPYFLGVMGAGDVKLMAGIGAWLGVEATLVAFLFTCIAGGVYALVVLAFNPSMCKTVLRNIAYTFLVFIGTRQFNFASADEQQALPRLCYGVAITVGTIGAMAIFAWESGSIFVGY
- the cpaB gene encoding Flp pilus assembly protein CpaB, which codes for MSKSKRALIQITLSLILAIIAGVVIFKWTNGVKHTAPVAAVEETVPVVVAKTDLGRGVKLTDEMLEVRKFTKASRPSGAFAEIAQLEGRVLNQAVGMGDALTPIKLADKSIMGGGVSALITPGKRAMAVKGNEVMGLSGFVRPGDRVDVIVSLTVGRDEKPVTKLVLERVKVIATGTQLTPPNEEGKTASVGVYTLELSPAESERLALASTQGTLHFALRNEQDNADVRTTGTTVPQTLAALRPKHKAEQVRQTRRRISIEVITGTNRSSVKF
- a CDS encoding AAA family ATPase: MNNRVIPISLAVIDKEQRDRLEKMIAANPMVRLVGEDAEEMGVLIYEPGDSVEEDMPHIIHALESGQAEDVYLAGNVADPEILIRAMRSGIREYLKFPVDENDLRAAVVRTAMRLSLGVDDSDKGRIFTVLGCKPGVGTTSLAVNMACVLNERAPGRTVLLDLRQPMGEIPYFLDLKYEYTWGDLVDDISRLDATYLRSVMAEHESGLHVLPGPASGERPDEHTLFLILEQLRHSYDFVVVDAATPGEDELPKEVELADSILMTMQLSLPCLARVSRLADSIGGQDPDADRRMRLVATRVARNGSIGVSEAAEVLGREIAWSIPEDGETVLSSINQGTPLVQAYPKSTSAKAVQALVKDLAPKARKPRKGLSLPFSSLFRKKGKDSDSNDNLAGATL
- a CDS encoding CpaF family protein yields the protein MNLAERLNRNAAKRSAQATAPVNAKPDAKPKAAPRAKPQPKATKVEAAEHYFDLKTRIHDRLIDMIDLSLLDSLSESEMRSEIAKVTEGLLWGEFRNAPLNLAERKRMLAEIQDEVIGLGPLEPYVQDPTVNDILVNGYKQIYVERSGKLELTPARFKDDDHLRKIIDRIVSMVGRRIDESQPLCDARLLDGSRVNAVIPPLAIDGPSLSIRKFSKDPLEVADLIGFNSLTPEMALLMKGIVQTQLNVLISGGTGSGKTTLLNCLSRNVPEDERIVTIEDAAELQLKQEHVVRLETRPANIEGRGEITMRDLVKNCLRMRPDRIIVGEVRSSEALDMLQAMNTGHDGSLTTIHANTPRDALMRLETMISMAGLNLNPLSMKRYISSAIDVIIQATRMVDGTRKVISIQEVTGMEGEMITMQEIFAFEQTGMTADGKVDGYFSARGIRPKFASKLERMGFPFPMEMFNVTPRPPKNKE
- a CDS encoding type II and III secretion system protein family protein is translated as MKNTRTIQYTLVILLACLTVLTASVAWARVVRSDKPDMISMIVGESTVITTDKAVSRISLGSDTVCSIVVISPKQIYLTANEIGSTTLTLWAGDKVSEIYDIAVDPDTTRLKRMIYDLLPGESNIRVLTNGNSVTLSGQVSSAANLASVVALAEAAAPDRVVNLLTVGGIQQVMLEVRVAEMSRSVTKRLGINFAAIGSNFSIYSIINNLTSYDAEHDRFTLTDNINFTGTYRTGSTALFGMIDALKANGLVRMLAEPNLTCVSGESAEFLVGGEVPIPMPSALGTVGIDYKPFGISLKFTATVMSSGHINLQVNPEVSELDYSKSLPVEGYEIPTISTRRANTVIELGDGQSFAIAGLISDSLKENSNKFPGLGEVPVLGSLFSSKDFASNKTELVVLVTAHLAKPVDMASQTLPTDGFREPDDKEFYLFGLLEGQGDSSGSGTTHTAAKGAADPGTVIRPESGFDGEFGHSWPN
- a CDS encoding Flp family type IVb pilin, which codes for MTKLMNLIRDEEGATAIEYGLIAALIAAGIVAATKALGDQVVSTFSYITTKMSEATTSGS